The following proteins come from a genomic window of Chrysemys picta bellii isolate R12L10 unplaced genomic scaffold, ASM1138683v2 scaf407, whole genome shotgun sequence:
- the LOC135978691 gene encoding patr class I histocompatibility antigen, A-2 alpha chain-like, protein MAQNEGSEFWDEVTWWGQRFQKWYNASLNTLSQLYNWTEGFHIIQTIYGCDLREDNSIQGFYQDSYDGRDFLTFDKETMTWVAADIGAQITKRRWEAEVNDNQQWKRYVEGNCISWLRSALEYGKETLQRKEPNNSLIPIVAGVITAAVLIGVIIGVFFWKKQCPGRTGDGYAVAQASDQGSSGSDRSAKA, encoded by the exons atggcgcagaacgagggttcggagttctgggacgaggtgacctggtgGGGACAGCGCTTCCAGAAATGGTACAACGCGAGTCTGAACACCCTGAGTCAGCTCTACAACTGGACCGAGG GGTTTCACATCATCCAGACGATATACGGCTGTGATCTCCGGGAAGACAACAGCATTCAGGGGTTTTACCAGGATTCATATGACGGACGAGACTTTCTTACCTTCGATAAGGAGACCATGACTTGGGTAGCAGCAGATATTGGGGCTCAGATCaccaagaggagatgggaggCTGAAGTAAATGACAACCAGCAGTGGAAACGCTACGTGGAGGGGAATTGTATTTCCTGGCTAAGGAGTGCTCTAGAGTACGGGAAGGAGACTCTACAGAGGAAAG aaccaaataatagtctgattcccattgtggctggagttatcactgcagctgtcctgattggtgttataatcggagtattcttctggaaaaagcaatgcccag ggaggacGGGAGACGGCTACGCTGTAGCTCAGG caagtgaCCAAGGATCTAGTGGCTCTGACAGATCTGCCAAGG cttaa